A genomic region of SAR202 cluster bacterium contains the following coding sequences:
- the recJ gene encoding single-stranded-DNA-specific exonuclease RecJ produces the protein MQKTWKLRALCPEGLAASLNLPPIVAQVLYNRNLASSELARAFTSHAPAQLHDPFLLPGIERAVERLAQAIQRRETIGIFGDFDVDGVTATTLLTQALEPLGVRVAPYIPHRVTEGHGLNSEAVSAMKKSGVSLLVTVDCGISSYDEVVQAVDSGMDVIITDHHMPPPTLPPALALVDPKVPGSTYPFVELTGAGLALKLIQGLYQSLDKPLPPSLIALAALGTVADLAPLLDENRAIVKAGLVELRKTNNLGLQALYKRAGLRPQTLSAESIAFGIAPRLNASGRVKHAEASFNLLNSRTESEAEALAQEIEQYNYNRRKATDDAYALALAKAPADLPPIILMVDESFSPGINGLVASRLAEEFYRPAIVMSPDEGLLRASGRSIPDFDLVKALYQCQDLFSRVGGHPMAAGFVMEHGNLPALEERLLAAAHAQLKDLDLTPTLWVDAEAPPHKLMGDCYRLLTTLEPFGAGNREPLFLARGLRIDRSRAMGSQDQHLRFKLHDGRATWDAIAFRQGNGRLPETQRIDAVYCLKTDVWDGRQLLAMRLVDFRPSQSP, from the coding sequence ATGCAGAAAACCTGGAAGCTCCGCGCCCTGTGCCCTGAAGGCCTCGCCGCCTCCCTCAACCTCCCTCCCATCGTCGCCCAGGTCCTCTACAATCGAAATCTCGCCTCATCGGAACTGGCCCGCGCCTTCACCTCCCACGCCCCCGCCCAGCTTCACGACCCCTTCCTCCTCCCCGGCATAGAGCGTGCCGTCGAAAGGCTGGCGCAGGCTATCCAGCGCCGCGAGACCATCGGCATCTTTGGCGACTTCGATGTCGACGGCGTCACCGCCACCACCCTCCTTACCCAAGCGCTGGAACCCCTTGGCGTCCGTGTCGCTCCCTACATTCCCCATCGTGTAACGGAAGGCCACGGCCTTAATAGCGAGGCTGTATCGGCCATGAAAAAGTCCGGCGTCTCCCTCCTCGTCACCGTGGACTGCGGCATCTCTTCATATGACGAGGTAGTCCAGGCCGTCGATTCAGGCATGGACGTTATCATCACCGACCACCACATGCCGCCTCCCACCCTTCCTCCCGCCCTTGCCCTGGTGGACCCTAAAGTCCCCGGCTCTACCTACCCCTTCGTAGAGCTTACCGGCGCCGGCCTTGCTCTAAAACTAATCCAGGGCCTCTATCAGTCCCTGGATAAGCCCCTACCTCCCAGCCTCATAGCCCTGGCCGCCCTGGGCACCGTGGCCGACCTGGCGCCCCTTCTCGATGAGAACCGCGCCATCGTCAAGGCAGGCCTGGTCGAGCTTCGCAAGACCAACAACCTGGGACTCCAGGCCCTCTATAAACGCGCCGGCCTCCGCCCCCAAACCCTCAGCGCCGAATCCATCGCCTTCGGCATCGCCCCCCGCCTTAACGCCTCGGGCCGGGTTAAGCACGCCGAGGCCAGCTTCAACCTGCTCAACAGCCGCACCGAATCTGAAGCTGAAGCCTTGGCCCAGGAGATCGAGCAGTACAACTACAACCGCCGCAAGGCCACCGACGACGCCTACGCCCTGGCCCTCGCCAAAGCCCCCGCTGACCTGCCGCCCATCATCCTGATGGTCGATGAGTCCTTCTCGCCAGGCATCAACGGCCTGGTAGCGAGTCGCCTTGCCGAAGAATTCTACCGGCCCGCGATAGTCATGTCCCCGGACGAAGGTCTCCTTCGGGCCAGCGGACGCAGCATCCCGGACTTTGATCTCGTCAAAGCGCTTTACCAGTGCCAGGACCTGTTCAGCCGGGTCGGCGGCCATCCCATGGCGGCGGGCTTCGTCATGGAACATGGAAACCTGCCAGCCCTGGAAGAGCGTCTTTTAGCCGCCGCCCACGCCCAGCTAAAAGACCTGGACCTCACGCCCACCCTTTGGGTCGACGCCGAAGCCCCGCCCCATAAGCTCATGGGCGATTGCTACCGGCTCCTGACCACCCTGGAACCCTTCGGCGCAGGCAACAGGGAGCCTCTATTTCTCGCGCGAGGCCTGCGCATCGACCGCAGCCGCGCCATGGGCAGCCAGGACCAGCACCTTCGATTTAAGCTCCACGACGGCCGCGCCACCTGGGACGCCATCGCCTTTCGCCAGGGCAACGGCAGGCTCCCCGAGACCCAACGCATCGACGCCGTCTACTGCCTCAAAACCGACGTGTGGGACGGGCGCCAGCTATTAGCTATGCGTCTGGTGGACTTCCGGCCCAGCCAGTCCCCTTAG
- the lgt gene encoding prolipoprotein diacylglyceryl transferase: MLDIVPGILSVIRIGMDPDLVDAGGFVLTWHGFFTFIGVALAVALTAHWSKKEEIEPDTVYSIAIWAILGGVIGARIVHVIDFWSRSYKHDPISIFYVWEGGIAILGAVLGGFIGGSLYLLLRNKDGVINFWNKGLFWLGRLQKVQLPSIGRMADLTAPALILAMAVGRIGDIINGEHIAQVTSVPWGFVYTHPQTQQLYVDLGASHLSLAPSHPAVVYEMIWDVAIFGILWFFRKRLLPHGMTFVLFLALYSLGRFFISFIREDRIWVVGLDEAQIISLITMIITITLLISKARLVKPPVRRPAAPESPTPAPVTERPGATS, encoded by the coding sequence ATGCTGGATATAGTGCCTGGTATCTTGAGTGTAATACGCATAGGGATGGACCCCGACCTGGTGGACGCAGGCGGGTTTGTTCTAACCTGGCATGGCTTCTTTACCTTTATCGGTGTCGCTCTGGCGGTGGCGCTGACGGCGCACTGGTCGAAGAAGGAAGAGATTGAGCCTGACACAGTCTATTCGATAGCTATCTGGGCGATTTTGGGCGGCGTTATCGGCGCGAGAATCGTACACGTCATTGACTTCTGGTCTCGCAGCTACAAACACGATCCCATCAGCATTTTCTACGTGTGGGAAGGCGGCATCGCCATTCTGGGCGCCGTGCTAGGAGGCTTTATAGGCGGTTCGCTTTACCTTCTGCTTCGCAACAAGGACGGAGTGATTAATTTTTGGAACAAGGGGCTCTTCTGGCTGGGACGCCTGCAAAAGGTGCAACTGCCTTCGATAGGCCGGATGGCGGACCTGACAGCGCCGGCTCTAATTCTAGCGATGGCAGTGGGCCGTATCGGAGACATCATTAACGGCGAGCATATTGCCCAGGTCACCAGCGTACCATGGGGATTTGTATACACGCACCCCCAGACGCAGCAGCTTTACGTTGACCTGGGGGCAAGCCATTTGTCGCTGGCGCCGTCGCATCCAGCGGTGGTGTACGAGATGATATGGGACGTGGCGATTTTTGGAATCCTCTGGTTCTTCCGCAAGCGGTTGCTGCCGCACGGTATGACCTTTGTGCTGTTCCTGGCGCTGTACTCGCTGGGCCGGTTCTTCATCAGCTTCATTCGAGAGGACCGGATATGGGTGGTAGGGCTGGATGAGGCGCAGATAATATCGTTGATAACGATGATTATTACGATTACGCTGCTGATATCCAAGGCTCGATTGGTGAAGCCGCCGGTGAGGCGCCCCGCGGCGCCGGAGTCGCCGACGCCTGCGCCTGTGACCGAGAGACCGGGGGCGACTTCCTAA
- the ispE gene encoding 4-(cytidine 5'-diphospho)-2-C-methyl-D-erythritol kinase, giving the protein MGLTPRRASVRAEAYAKVNLGLEALGRRPDGYHDVVTVLHTIDLSDAMEIGLAEGISVHCSVPHLSGPENLAYKSALALKEKAGYKKGAKIFIEKRIPEAMGLGGGSSDAAAALVALNRLWGLGLIEEQLCEIAASIGSDVPFFVKGGAALGEGRGEVLTPLPSLEEQALVMVCPEISIQGKTGRLYSMLKPSAYTDGHATRSFADALGRGRFSPHLIFNVFEQVAFDAFPGLDAVMRGMEEAGAGTVSLSGSGPALFSLVDNRIAARRMADKLRGMGLRAYSLTTVAKSPVLTLP; this is encoded by the coding sequence ATCGGTCTAACGCCGCGGAGGGCGTCGGTGCGCGCTGAGGCCTACGCCAAGGTCAATCTGGGCCTGGAGGCGCTGGGGCGCCGCCCGGACGGCTACCATGATGTCGTGACGGTGCTGCATACCATCGACCTGAGCGACGCGATGGAGATTGGGCTGGCGGAGGGAATATCGGTCCATTGCTCAGTCCCTCACTTGTCGGGGCCGGAGAATCTGGCTTATAAGTCTGCGCTGGCATTGAAAGAGAAGGCAGGTTATAAAAAGGGCGCGAAGATATTTATCGAGAAACGGATACCGGAGGCGATGGGGCTGGGGGGAGGAAGCTCGGACGCGGCGGCGGCGCTGGTGGCGCTGAACAGGCTGTGGGGCCTGGGTCTTATCGAGGAGCAGCTTTGTGAAATCGCCGCATCTATAGGCTCCGACGTGCCGTTTTTTGTGAAGGGTGGGGCGGCCCTGGGGGAGGGACGGGGAGAGGTTCTGACGCCGCTTCCGAGCCTGGAGGAGCAGGCGCTGGTAATGGTGTGCCCTGAGATTTCGATTCAGGGGAAGACAGGCCGGTTGTACTCTATGCTCAAGCCCAGCGCCTATACGGACGGGCACGCGACGCGCTCCTTTGCCGACGCCCTGGGCAGGGGACGCTTCTCCCCGCATCTGATATTTAACGTCTTTGAGCAGGTGGCTTTTGACGCGTTTCCAGGCCTGGACGCGGTCATGAGGGGGATGGAAGAGGCCGGGGCGGGGACGGTGAGCCTGTCCGGGTCGGGGCCGGCGCTGTTTTCGCTGGTCGATAACCGGATAGCGGCGCGCCGTATGGCTGACAAGCTGCGGGGCATGGGATTGAGGGCGTACAGTCTGACTACGGTGGCAAAATCGCCCGTCTTGACGCTCCCGTGA